GAGCCTGCTAATGTTCTTGCTTATGATTCGTTTTTGTGTACTTTGATTAAAGGTTCCGGTGGGATTTGTGAAGCTGTTAAGTTTTTTGATTCGCTGAGTGATATGAGATGTTACCCGGGAATTAGATTTTTTGGGGTTGCGCTTGATGAGTGTGCTAAGTTTCATAATTTAAGGAGGGCTAAGTTTTTTTGGGAGTTTATGTTGGGGAAAACCGAATTGCAGCCAACGACTGCGATGTATAATTCGATGATTGCTTTGTATTGCTATCATGGTGATATTGATGTTGCTATGAAGATGCTTGATGAGATGGTTCATAGAGAGGCTTTTCCGGATTCACTTACATATAATTTGTTGCTTAGGTATTTGATTAAAGGTAGGAAATTGTTGAAGGCTACAAGGATGTTTACTGAGATGGTGAAAAATGAATGTGTGCCGGATCAACTTAATTGTCATGCGGCGGTTAAGGTTTATTTAGATAATGGACATACTGCTATGGCTATCAAAGTTTGGAAATTTTTGGTAGAGAATTACCGTGGAGATTTAGAGCGTACTGCTAATCTACTGGTTGTAGGGCTTCAAAATAATGGTAAAGTCACTGAAGCAGTTATGTATGCTAAGGATATTATTAGAAGAGGAATCAAGTTAACTTCTTCTACACTGTCCAAGTTGCTGAAAGCGGAAAGCGGCATATAAGGTATGTTTCATTTTTGCTAAAATTGCATATCTAatgtatctattttttttttgaagcatttaTCTAAGGTTGGTAAATTAATAGGATCTTATGATGCTCAAATCTATTTTAGTGAGTATCATTACAACATGAATATTAACTTGATCACAAATTGATGTTTTtcccttaatttatttatgactTGAATCTTGAATTATTTATATGATCATAA
This portion of the Trifolium pratense cultivar HEN17-A07 linkage group LG3, ARS_RC_1.1, whole genome shotgun sequence genome encodes:
- the LOC123913455 gene encoding pentatricopeptide repeat-containing protein At1g77360, mitochondrial-like, producing MPRLGKTKSESLFEIISKNPYLTFEKSLEDVCVNLTPQDVEEVLKLCYEFPTHAVKFFRWADPRINHNHSPYAWYLVIDILGKNRLFEPMWDWVKLIRREGLLSRSTFSSIFSSYVNAGRIDSAIKTFEVMDCYGCVRDIFSLNSLLNAICSSGRVVEACDYLKIAKKHVKPDSDTYAILMEGFESDRNVVGARDNFVEMIFEIGWEPANVLAYDSFLCTLIKGSGGICEAVKFFDSLSDMRCYPGIRFFGVALDECAKFHNLRRAKFFWEFMLGKTELQPTTAMYNSMIALYCYHGDIDVAMKMLDEMVHREAFPDSLTYNLLLRYLIKGRKLLKATRMFTEMVKNECVPDQLNCHAAVKVYLDNGHTAMAIKVWKFLVENYRGDLERTANLLVVGLQNNGKVTEAVMYAKDIIRRGIKLTSSTLSKLLKAESGI